The region TCCATTGCCGATATAGATCCCGATATGGCCTGCATAGCAGATTAAGTCTCCCGGCTGGGCCTCGGAATAGGACACCTCACGGCCTGCCGACCGCTGCTCCGAAGAGCTTCTTGGAAGAGAATACCCGAAATGCCGGTAAACAGACTGTACAAATCCGGAACAGTCAGCACCGCTGGTCAGGCTGGTTCCTCCAAAAACGTAAGGGTTCCCCACAAACTGAAGCCCGTAATCTGCAACTGCGCGGCCTTCGGCAGTTCCTCCATTGCTCTTGTTGGCGGTAGGACCGGTGTACTTGTTGTTGGCATTGGATGACTTGGGTTTGGAGCTGGCGTTAGCCGCTGCCTTTCTTCTGGCCTCTTCCTCCGCCTTTTTCCTGGCTTCTTCGGCTGCCTTCTTCCTGGCCTCCTCTTCCTTTGCCTTGCGGATCTCTTCATTCTTCTTGGCTACTGTCTGGGCATAAACGGCTGCATCCTGTTTGGCCTGTGCAAGCTGGCTGTCAAAATTGGTAACTTCCTTTTTCTTGGTGGAAATCAGAGTCTCAAGGGCCGACTGCTGTTCCTTGTACTCCAGCTCCATGACCTCCATCTCAGCCTTGTCCTCTTCTAAGTCTGACTTATAATCGGCCACCTTCTGTTTTGTCTCCTGGAAGGTGATCAGCATATTCCGGTCGTATGTATAAATTCCTTCTACGTATTCCGCCTTATTAAGAAGATCCGACATGTTTTTCACCTGAAGGAAAATATCCAGATATTCCGTGTCTCCCTTCTCATACATGTACTGGATTCTCTTTTTCATGGAAGCATACTGCTTTTCTTCATCTTTCTTCGCTGCTGCATAGTCCAGCTCTGCCTGCTTGATCTCTGCTTCCTTGTTGGCCATATCACTTTCCAGGACCTTAATATCAGCCAAAAGAGCGGTCAGATCAGAGGTCAGCTTTGATACCTGATTCTGAGCAGCGCTCTTTTTGCTCTCTGCGTCCCGAGCTTTTTTATTTGCCTCTTCCAGCTTTTTCTGGGCTTCCTGTTTCTCCTTTTCCGCTTTTGACGTAGCCCAGGCGGGAACAGTCTGGCCGCAGACCATGGCACTTACCAGAAGGCCGCAGAGAAGCTTTTGCAGCATTTTTCTGCTTCTTTCATACATAATCTGTATTTTTCGTTTCATCGTCAGTCCCTTTTCCCCTTTTTTCTATCTTATATGTTACCGTAAAACCATGGTAAAGTTCAAGTCTTATTTTAGAAAAATTTGTTTTTTTATAAGCGAGACTAAATTTCTGCCTTTTCATTTCTCACAGGCAGCAACCGGTTAATAGAGGGAGTTTATTCAAACCCTTCTTCCATCAGAGTCTGGCATTTATCCTCAGGTAATTTTCCTGACACCACAAGGAAGCAGAGAAAAAATAAAATTCCTTTGATGATACTTGAGATGGTAAACGCCCACCATACCCCGTCAAGACCAAGCGCCGTACTGCTGAAAACCATGGCAAAAGGGATCCTGGCGGATGTAAACACAACACTGATGACTGAGCAGAGCAGAGTCTTTCCAAGGCCGGAAAGAGCCCCTATGGTTGTCAGCTCCATGCACATGAACATCTGGCAAAAGCCAAGAATCACCAGATAACGCACTCCCATGGGAATGACCTCTGCTTCGTGAATGAACAGACCGAAGATATACTCCGGAAAGGCAATCAACAGGACTGAACAGAACAATCCCCAGACAAACATGACCC is a window of [Clostridium] saccharolyticum WM1 DNA encoding:
- a CDS encoding C40 family peptidase, producing the protein MKRKIQIMYERSRKMLQKLLCGLLVSAMVCGQTVPAWATSKAEKEKQEAQKKLEEANKKARDAESKKSAAQNQVSKLTSDLTALLADIKVLESDMANKEAEIKQAELDYAAAKKDEEKQYASMKKRIQYMYEKGDTEYLDIFLQVKNMSDLLNKAEYVEGIYTYDRNMLITFQETKQKVADYKSDLEEDKAEMEVMELEYKEQQSALETLISTKKKEVTNFDSQLAQAKQDAAVYAQTVAKKNEEIRKAKEEEARKKAAEEARKKAEEEARRKAAANASSKPKSSNANNKYTGPTANKSNGGTAEGRAVADYGLQFVGNPYVFGGTSLTSGADCSGFVQSVYRHFGYSLPRSSSEQRSAGREVSYSEAQPGDLICYAGHIGIYIGNGQIVHASSPATGIKVGTATYRTILSVRRIL